ACCCTTGGCGGATCCGCGGGTCCGCCAGCGCGTACCCGACGTCCGCCAGCAGGTTCCCCAGCAGGGTGAGGAACGCGGCGATGGTGAGGATCCCCATGATGAGGGGGTAGTCGCGCGACATCACCCCCTGGTAGAAAAGCTGCCCCATCCCGGGGATCGCGAAGATCGTCTCGAAGATCACCGACCCGCCGAGCAGGTCCGGAACCGAAAGCCCCAGGATGGTGACCACGGGAAGCAGCGCGTTGCGCACCGCGTGGCGGAAGACGACCTTCCCCTCCGGGAGCCCTTTCGCGCGCGCGGTCGCCACGTACTCCTGCCGGATCACCTCCAGCATGTTCGACCGCATGTACCGGGACATCGCCGCCACCCCTCCGAATCCGGCCAGCAGCACCGGGAGGAGCAGGTGGTGCGCCCGGTCGGCGAGCTTCCCGGCCGCTCCCAGGGATTCGTACCCCATCGAAGTGAGCCCGGAGATGGGGAGCCACCCCAGTTTCACTCCGAAGAGGATCATCATCAACAGGGCGAGCCAGAACGTCGGGGTGGAAAACCCCGTGAACACGACCACCGTGGAGACGCGATCGAAGAGGGACCCTTTCCGGACCGCCGAGTAGACCCCCACGGGGATGGCCACCAGGAAGATGAGCCCCATCGAGAGGACGTTGATCGTCAGCGTGACGGGGATCCGCTCCCGGATCTTGTCCGCCACGGGG
This genomic window from Deltaproteobacteria bacterium contains:
- a CDS encoding ABC transporter permease, which gives rise to MLRYILRRLLLSVPLLVGISLITFLVMHMAPGGPTAAGTDMNPKATAESRARLQAYYGLDQPLHVQYGRWLGRMATFDFGDSFSPDGRPVADKIRERIPVTLTINVLSMGLIFLVAIPVGVYSAVRKGSLFDRVSTVVVFTGFSTPTFWLALLMMILFGVKLGWLPISGLTSMGYESLGAAGKLADRAHHLLLPVLLAGFGGVAAMSRYMRSNMLEVIRQEYVATARAKGLPEGKVVFRHAVRNALLPVVTILGLSVPDLLGGSVIFETIFAIPGMGQLFYQGVMSRDYPLIMGILTIAAFLTLLGNLLADVGYALADPRIRQG